The following proteins are encoded in a genomic region of Spirosoma sp. SC4-14:
- a CDS encoding FkbM family methyltransferase: MWVFRFLFTETVRLLRSAEGRRLVWLAFLYGDRPRNQPVDVKFGRYTFRVPDALSFVWQFREIFVDEFYHFSTKSAQPVIFDCGTNVGTSIAYFHQTYPNARIVAFEADEHISAILQNNLKQNQISNVEVITKAVWTNQEGIWFGSDQSDSASIFSETDRKLVPSIRLRDYLLREPRIDMLKMDIEGAETAVLTDCRDALAHVQTMFVEFHAYLNHPQTLAEVVQVLEESGFRYYINTSQYRHAPLINHRYRGNDSMDLQLNIFAYRN, translated from the coding sequence ATGTGGGTTTTTCGCTTTTTATTTACTGAAACAGTCCGGTTGCTTCGCTCAGCAGAAGGGCGCCGGTTAGTATGGCTGGCATTTCTGTATGGCGATCGGCCGCGCAATCAGCCGGTCGATGTCAAGTTTGGTCGCTATACGTTTCGGGTGCCCGATGCACTGTCGTTTGTGTGGCAGTTTCGGGAGATTTTTGTTGATGAATTCTATCATTTCTCAACAAAAAGCGCACAACCCGTCATTTTTGACTGTGGCACCAACGTCGGTACTAGCATCGCCTACTTCCACCAGACGTATCCGAACGCCCGGATTGTAGCGTTCGAAGCCGATGAACACATTAGTGCGATTCTGCAAAATAATCTGAAACAGAATCAGATTTCGAACGTAGAAGTGATCACCAAGGCAGTCTGGACTAACCAGGAAGGCATCTGGTTTGGCAGCGACCAGTCCGACTCTGCTTCCATATTTTCGGAAACCGACCGCAAGCTGGTTCCCTCGATCCGGCTCCGCGACTATCTGCTTCGCGAGCCTCGAATCGATATGCTCAAGATGGATATTGAAGGGGCAGAAACGGCCGTACTCACCGACTGCCGCGATGCGCTGGCGCACGTTCAGACGATGTTTGTTGAGTTCCATGCCTACCTTAACCATCCACAAACGCTGGCCGAAGTGGTTCAGGTGCTCGAAGAAAGTGGTTTTCGATACTACATCAACACCAGCCAATACCGCCATGCTCCTTTAATTAACCATCGCTATCGGGGAAATGACAGCATGGATTTGCAATTGAATATCTTTGCGTATAGAAACTAG
- a CDS encoding LegC family aminotransferase has product MFDQFVNFVRDVFSEPTAFIPLHEPRFTGNERRYVMDAIDSTFVSSVGQYVDRFEEQIRDYTGASCAIATVNGTAALHIALLLAGVKRDELVITQPLSFIATCNAIAYTGAEPVFIDIDVTTLSLSPTKLKSFLDSHTEVRTGNCYHIASGKRISACVPMHTFGHPAQIDAIVQVCRAYHIPVVEDAAESLGSTYRGQQTGTFGLLGTYSFNGNKTITCGGGGMVVTNNEQLGKLAKHLTTQAKIPHRWAFDHDHIGYNYRLPNLNAAMACAQMEQLDMFIAHKRHLAEQYARFFSNYAYQFIQEPTQSQSNYWLNAILLNDRRERDEFLEFSNNRGIMTRPAWTLLTKLPMFENCLRDDTTNAQSIEDRLVNIPSSVILA; this is encoded by the coding sequence ATGTTTGATCAGTTTGTCAACTTCGTGCGCGATGTATTCAGCGAACCTACTGCCTTCATTCCACTGCACGAACCTCGGTTTACGGGCAATGAAAGGCGTTATGTTATGGATGCCATCGACTCAACCTTTGTGTCGTCGGTAGGGCAATATGTCGACCGTTTTGAAGAACAAATAAGAGACTATACGGGCGCTTCATGTGCTATTGCTACGGTAAACGGCACAGCCGCTCTGCACATTGCGCTGTTGCTGGCAGGCGTAAAACGGGACGAACTGGTCATTACTCAGCCGCTTTCGTTCATTGCTACCTGCAATGCCATTGCCTACACAGGTGCTGAGCCAGTTTTTATAGACATTGACGTAACTACACTGAGCCTCAGCCCTACCAAACTAAAGTCGTTCTTAGACAGCCATACCGAAGTCCGAACCGGAAATTGCTACCACATTGCCAGCGGCAAACGCATCAGCGCCTGTGTGCCGATGCACACATTTGGGCATCCGGCCCAGATAGACGCCATTGTGCAGGTTTGTAGAGCCTATCATATTCCGGTGGTAGAGGATGCGGCTGAGTCATTGGGGAGTACGTATCGTGGGCAGCAAACGGGTACATTTGGTTTACTTGGCACCTATAGTTTCAACGGAAATAAAACCATTACCTGTGGCGGTGGCGGCATGGTGGTCACAAACAACGAGCAACTAGGCAAGCTCGCCAAACACTTGACCACGCAAGCCAAAATTCCACATCGCTGGGCATTCGACCACGACCACATCGGCTATAACTACCGCCTGCCGAATCTGAATGCGGCTATGGCCTGTGCTCAGATGGAACAACTCGATATGTTCATTGCCCACAAACGCCACCTGGCCGAGCAATATGCCCGGTTTTTCAGCAACTATGCGTACCAATTTATTCAGGAACCAACCCAAAGTCAGTCGAACTACTGGCTGAATGCTATTCTGCTGAATGACCGCCGGGAGCGCGATGAGTTTCTTGAATTCAGCAACAATCGCGGTATTATGACTCGTCCTGCCTGGACATTACTCACAAAATTACCCATGTTTGAGAATTGCCTGCGCGACGATACGACGAACGCCCAATCTATTGAAGATAGACTTGTTAATATTCCCAGCAGTGTGATTCTGGCATGA
- the neuC gene encoding UDP-N-acetylglucosamine 2-epimerase, whose product MKIGVLTSSRADYSIYRPLLQAMQADGAFDLSVLAFGSHVSQQYGYTVQHIEADGFRVSHKIESLILGDSPEAIATAMGVTQVRFASVWAQETFDLLFTLGDRYEMFAAAASSIPFTIPIAHISGGETTLGAIDNIFRHSLTMMASLHFTSTEAYRQKVCQMLGHETGVYNVGALSIDNLKNLPLYSSEQFKTVFGIDLELPTVLITFHPETVSFTQNEHYITELIAALAVICSTYQLVITMPNADTSGNMIRQRLTAFIEKHETVHGVESLGTIGYLSCMKHCRFMLGNTSSGFVEASFFPKYVINLGNRQDGRLLTPNILNCPVETQAILNAVQTVENAEKPAPVELYGTGDAAQQIVSILKEVRGRL is encoded by the coding sequence ATGAAAATAGGCGTTCTCACTTCCAGCCGGGCCGATTACAGCATCTATCGGCCGCTTTTACAGGCCATGCAGGCCGACGGCGCGTTCGACCTGTCGGTGCTGGCGTTTGGCAGTCACGTATCGCAACAGTACGGCTACACGGTGCAACACATTGAAGCCGATGGCTTTCGGGTAAGCCATAAAATAGAGTCGCTGATTCTGGGCGATTCGCCAGAGGCCATTGCAACGGCGATGGGCGTTACGCAGGTACGGTTTGCTTCCGTTTGGGCGCAGGAAACGTTTGACCTGCTTTTTACGCTCGGCGACCGCTACGAGATGTTTGCCGCAGCAGCCTCTTCAATTCCATTTACCATTCCGATTGCCCATATTTCGGGGGGAGAAACCACATTGGGAGCCATCGATAATATATTCCGGCATTCGCTCACGATGATGGCTTCACTTCATTTTACGTCTACTGAAGCCTATCGTCAGAAGGTTTGCCAGATGCTGGGCCACGAAACGGGCGTGTATAACGTGGGCGCGTTAAGCATCGATAATCTCAAAAACCTCCCGCTCTATTCGTCAGAGCAGTTTAAAACTGTATTCGGTATCGATCTGGAGCTTCCGACGGTACTCATTACGTTTCACCCGGAAACGGTATCGTTTACGCAGAACGAACACTATATAACGGAGTTGATTGCTGCTCTGGCGGTTATTTGTTCTACCTATCAGCTGGTGATTACAATGCCCAATGCCGACACATCGGGCAACATGATCCGCCAGCGGCTGACGGCTTTTATCGAGAAACACGAAACCGTGCATGGTGTCGAATCGTTAGGAACTATCGGCTATCTTTCGTGCATGAAACATTGCCGATTTATGCTGGGCAATACATCGAGTGGATTTGTTGAAGCCAGTTTTTTCCCGAAATACGTTATTAATCTGGGAAATCGACAGGATGGGCGACTTCTCACCCCTAATATTCTCAATTGCCCTGTTGAAACGCAAGCCATTCTGAACGCTGTGCAGACCGTCGAAAATGCCGAAAAACCAGCGCCCGTTGAGCTATATGGCACCGGCGATGCGGCACAGCAAATTGTTTCTATCTTAAAAGAGGTTCGTGGCAGACTATAG
- a CDS encoding HAD hydrolase family protein encodes MQLIIDLDGTICTEEKTYSRSMAKLLDGARENVNRLYDEGHTIIIYSARTWMEYEMTTHWLQQNGVKYHQLILGKPIGDFWIDDRAIGFDNWENVAERLRKPKKS; translated from the coding sequence ATGCAATTAATTATTGACCTCGACGGCACCATCTGTACCGAAGAGAAAACATACAGCCGTTCGATGGCGAAGTTGCTGGACGGTGCACGCGAAAACGTTAACCGCCTGTACGACGAAGGCCACACTATCATTATCTATTCGGCCCGGACCTGGATGGAATACGAAATGACCACGCACTGGCTCCAGCAAAATGGGGTTAAATACCATCAGTTGATTCTGGGAAAACCCATTGGCGATTTCTGGATCGACGACCGGGCCATTGGTTTCGACAATTGGGAAAACGTAGCCGAGCGGCTCAGGAAACCGAAAAAAAGCTAA
- a CDS encoding 3' terminal RNA ribose 2'-O-methyltransferase Hen1, protein MILSISTTHKPATDLGYLLHKHPDKFQTLELSVGKAHVFYPEKSEEITTVSLLLDIDPIDMVRGARNLGGDGFSLGHYVNDRPYVASSFMSVALSKAFSSAMNGKCKDKPELVDVKLPFEVIISVIPAPKGGEMLIRNFFEPLGYKVELIRHQLDTKFPEWGDSKYYTLKLNHTITTKELLSHLYVLIPTLDNDKHYFVSENEIEKLLQKGEGWLKEHPAKEQIIRRYLINLNSLSRQAFERLSEGEVIEDLNDELIEKSETQKSKETLHDKRIKLVAEKIIESGAERVLDLGCGEGKLIKQLIKQKQFSEIAGMDVSYNELVKAKERLHYHEMPPKQKERINLFQGSLTYKDKRLEGFDAAAVVEVIEHLDLNRLSAFERVLFEFAKPKTIVLTTPNKEFNVMWDKLDAGEMRHDDHRFEWTRHEFSEWSEKIGKKYNYKVEIFPIGDDVKNIGAPSQMAIFTYGN, encoded by the coding sequence ATGATTTTAAGTATTTCAACCACCCATAAACCAGCAACTGACTTAGGTTACTTGCTTCATAAACACCCTGACAAATTTCAGACTTTGGAATTATCTGTGGGGAAAGCTCATGTGTTCTATCCCGAAAAAAGTGAAGAAATAACAACAGTGAGCCTTCTACTTGACATTGACCCAATAGATATGGTCAGAGGAGCAAGAAATTTAGGCGGAGACGGTTTTTCCCTCGGACATTATGTAAATGACAGACCTTATGTGGCTTCATCATTTATGAGTGTTGCGTTATCAAAAGCCTTTTCATCAGCAATGAACGGAAAATGCAAAGACAAGCCCGAATTAGTGGACGTTAAATTACCATTTGAAGTTATTATATCTGTAATTCCTGCTCCTAAAGGTGGTGAAATGTTAATTCGGAATTTCTTTGAACCACTTGGCTATAAAGTTGAATTGATAAGACATCAATTAGACACTAAATTCCCTGAATGGGGGGATAGTAAGTATTATACATTAAAATTAAACCATACAATTACTACAAAAGAGTTATTATCTCACCTTTACGTCCTAATCCCAACTTTAGATAATGACAAACATTACTTTGTAAGTGAAAATGAAATTGAAAAGCTTTTACAGAAAGGTGAAGGCTGGCTAAAAGAGCATCCAGCAAAAGAGCAAATTATAAGACGTTATTTAATAAACTTGAATTCACTCTCAAGACAAGCATTTGAAAGATTAAGTGAGGGCGAGGTAATTGAAGACTTGAATGATGAATTAATTGAAAAATCTGAAACTCAAAAGAGCAAGGAAACTCTACATGATAAAAGAATAAAACTTGTTGCAGAAAAAATCATAGAATCGGGAGCAGAAAGAGTTTTAGATTTAGGGTGTGGAGAGGGGAAATTAATTAAGCAACTAATAAAACAAAAGCAATTTTCCGAAATTGCAGGTATGGATGTTTCTTACAACGAATTAGTCAAAGCCAAAGAACGATTGCACTATCATGAAATGCCTCCGAAGCAAAAAGAAAGAATTAATCTATTCCAGGGCTCATTGACATACAAAGACAAACGATTGGAAGGATTTGATGCCGCAGCAGTCGTTGAGGTAATTGAGCACCTGGACTTGAACAGATTGAGTGCATTTGAAAGAGTATTATTTGAGTTCGCAAAGCCTAAAACAATTGTATTAACCACGCCAAATAAAGAGTTCAATGTAATGTGGGATAAATTGGATGCAGGAGAAATGCGGCACGACGACCACCGTTTTGAATGGACGAGGCATGAATTCAGCGAATGGTCAGAGAAAATTGGAAAGAAATATAATTATAAAGTAGAAATTTTTCCTATAGGAGACGACGTAAAAAATATTGGTGCTCCTTCACAAATGGCAATATTTACTTATGGAAATTAA
- a CDS encoding lipopolysaccharide biosynthesis protein, with translation MGIIKRQTIQSSIYTYAGVAVGFFTQGIFLPNLLSTAQYGLLSLLISLSLVMAQFSNLGINGAGGRYFPYFRNAERQHNGYLLLASLTTLLGFGLCVLGLWLARPWIVENNQSQSPLFVEYYYLLIPLTLFTVYFTVFDNYARLLYDPVTGTLLQQFAQRVLVLLAGVAYWLGWVTFPQFMVLWLLAFFLQMILMIGSVVRDKALFLSRRFLTMEPELRRNLTRYAALTLTTALSTQIIMAIDKIMINNTKELGLSATGVYSIAANFATVIAVPATALYKVSGALIAESWKTNDLATIESIYRKSCLNQLIAGCFVFVGVAANLPNVFRFLPAGYEAGYYVILWLGLGKLIDMATGVNGIILNTSRYYIYDSLFFVVLTFITIAANKYLIPKFGINGAAIGAALATFLFNFVRTLFVGFAFRMQPFTWRNLAAIGLGFAVWWLAVQIPYPATNAPKWQAVVDLGWRSALITVLFGSSVIVLRLSPEVSQTINDLRKRYLGL, from the coding sequence ATGGGTATCATCAAACGGCAAACCATTCAGAGTTCGATCTACACCTATGCGGGTGTGGCCGTTGGCTTTTTCACACAGGGTATATTTTTGCCAAATCTGCTCAGTACAGCGCAGTATGGTCTGCTCAGCTTATTGATTTCGCTATCGCTCGTGATGGCTCAGTTCTCGAACCTGGGAATCAATGGGGCCGGTGGTCGTTATTTCCCCTATTTCAGAAACGCCGAACGGCAGCATAATGGTTACCTCCTATTGGCAAGCCTGACTACCCTCCTTGGCTTTGGGCTATGCGTTTTAGGCCTGTGGTTAGCCCGCCCCTGGATTGTCGAGAACAATCAGAGTCAGTCGCCCTTATTCGTTGAATACTATTACTTACTGATTCCGCTAACGCTATTTACGGTCTATTTTACCGTTTTTGATAATTACGCCCGACTTCTTTACGATCCTGTTACGGGTACGCTGCTACAGCAATTTGCTCAGCGGGTGCTGGTTTTGCTGGCTGGCGTAGCTTACTGGCTGGGTTGGGTCACGTTTCCGCAGTTTATGGTTTTGTGGCTACTGGCTTTCTTCCTGCAAATGATTCTGATGATTGGTAGCGTGGTTCGCGACAAAGCCCTGTTTTTAAGCCGTCGATTTCTGACAATGGAACCCGAACTGCGTCGAAATCTGACACGCTACGCTGCTCTCACCCTGACAACCGCCCTATCGACGCAGATTATCATGGCTATCGATAAGATCATGATTAACAACACAAAAGAACTAGGTCTGAGCGCAACGGGTGTTTACAGCATTGCAGCCAATTTTGCTACGGTTATTGCCGTTCCGGCTACGGCGCTCTATAAAGTGTCGGGCGCACTCATTGCCGAATCATGGAAAACGAATGATCTGGCTACTATTGAGTCGATCTATCGTAAAAGCTGTCTGAATCAGCTTATTGCCGGTTGTTTTGTGTTTGTTGGGGTTGCCGCCAACTTGCCTAACGTTTTCCGTTTTTTGCCAGCGGGCTACGAAGCAGGTTACTATGTGATTCTGTGGCTCGGTCTCGGCAAACTGATCGACATGGCAACGGGCGTGAATGGTATTATTCTTAACACATCACGCTACTACATCTATGACTCACTGTTTTTTGTAGTGCTCACCTTTATTACTATTGCGGCCAATAAATACCTTATTCCCAAATTTGGGATTAATGGAGCGGCCATTGGCGCTGCACTGGCCACATTCCTGTTTAATTTTGTCCGTACGCTCTTCGTTGGGTTTGCTTTTCGGATGCAGCCATTTACGTGGCGAAATCTGGCAGCAATTGGGTTAGGTTTTGCTGTCTGGTGGCTAGCCGTACAGATTCCTTATCCGGCGACCAATGCCCCAAAATGGCAGGCAGTGGTCGATTTAGGCTGGCGTTCGGCCTTAATCACCGTTTTATTCGGGAGTTCAGTAATTGTCCTGCGCCTTTCGCCCGAAGTGAGCCAAACCATAAACGACTTGCGTAAGCGGTATCTTGGTTTATAG
- a CDS encoding nucleotidyltransferase family protein, with protein MADYSNHIVSKDAPVTRALEQITGLGKYLTLFVTDETEKLLGTLTDGDIRRGLLRGNVLTAPVSQFMNPNFRFLRQHEHNTEIIQQFRKQLLQLIPEIDSEGRITRIINLATTKALLPIDAVIMAGGKGERLLPLTSNTPKPLLRVGNKPIIEHNVDRLIRYGINHIHITTRYLGEQLEAYFSDGSAKGIHIDYTREVEPLGTIGAMRLTATYHHDTVLLMNSDLLTNIDFEDFYEEFRRQNADMSVATVPYQVSIPYAVLETDDGRIRSLKEKPNYTYYINAGIYLMKRSLIDMIPEGEYNATDLLEKLIAEQYTVTYFPMLNYWLDIGRPEDYQKACVDINHITL; from the coding sequence GTGGCAGACTATAGTAATCATATCGTTTCGAAGGATGCACCCGTTACCAGAGCACTAGAGCAAATCACTGGTCTGGGGAAATACCTTACGCTTTTCGTAACCGACGAAACCGAGAAACTACTCGGTACGCTCACCGATGGCGATATTCGACGGGGTTTATTGCGGGGTAATGTGCTGACGGCACCCGTAAGTCAGTTCATGAACCCCAACTTCCGGTTTCTGCGCCAGCACGAGCACAATACCGAAATTATCCAGCAGTTTCGTAAGCAGCTATTGCAACTCATTCCCGAAATCGATAGCGAAGGCCGGATTACGCGCATCATCAATCTGGCAACCACCAAAGCCCTGTTGCCAATCGATGCGGTGATTATGGCGGGCGGAAAAGGGGAACGATTATTACCATTGACCAGCAATACGCCCAAGCCCCTGCTTCGGGTTGGCAACAAGCCCATTATCGAGCATAACGTCGACCGGCTGATCCGATACGGCATCAATCATATTCACATCACAACGCGCTACCTGGGCGAACAATTGGAAGCCTATTTCAGCGACGGTTCGGCCAAAGGCATTCACATTGATTACACGCGCGAAGTTGAACCCCTTGGCACAATTGGAGCCATGCGCCTGACGGCTACCTATCATCACGACACCGTTTTGCTGATGAACTCCGATTTGCTGACCAACATCGACTTTGAAGATTTCTACGAAGAATTCCGTCGGCAAAACGCCGATATGTCGGTAGCCACAGTGCCCTATCAGGTCAGTATTCCCTATGCCGTACTCGAAACGGATGATGGGCGAATTCGGTCGCTGAAAGAAAAGCCAAACTATACCTACTACATCAACGCAGGCATTTACCTGATGAAGCGTAGCTTGATCGACATGATTCCAGAAGGCGAGTACAACGCCACCGATTTACTGGAAAAACTCATCGCCGAGCAGTATACGGTTACCTATTTCCCAATGTTAAATTACTGGCTCGACATTGGCCGACCGGAAGATTACCAGAAAGCCTGTGTAGATATTAACCATATTACGCTATGA
- a CDS encoding ATP-grasp domain-containing protein, with amino-acid sequence MNDTINILFLGGAKRVSVAEAFIGAGQKLGKTVQIFSYELSEQVPIAFVGQIIVGLRWNDPAILTHLNDTIATHHIQIVIPFLDPATLIASQLDQVTSNVFIPISSEEACSIFFNKIKANDWFTQQQFPIPVATATLPLIAKPAFGSASKGIMILNTAQEKAYFEQTFPTNEYLVQRFVDGVEYSVDCYVSPRTGDILCIVPRKRLEVTAGEVTQTITQKNTQLIALCRDMLQKSGLRGPITIQFLEEKATGDFYFMEVNPRFGGGVMAAVGAGANIPLYILQDYLGIPQEPAANWTDNLLMIRTYREFYKTCN; translated from the coding sequence ATGAACGACACCATCAATATTCTGTTTCTGGGCGGAGCCAAACGGGTTTCGGTGGCCGAAGCGTTCATCGGTGCGGGCCAAAAGCTGGGCAAAACGGTACAGATCTTCTCCTATGAGTTATCGGAGCAGGTACCGATTGCCTTTGTGGGGCAAATTATCGTTGGGCTTCGCTGGAACGACCCGGCCATTCTGACGCATCTGAACGACACGATTGCCACCCATCACATCCAGATTGTGATTCCCTTTCTCGATCCAGCTACGCTCATTGCCTCACAGCTCGATCAGGTGACGAGTAACGTATTTATTCCTATTTCGTCGGAAGAAGCCTGTTCTATCTTTTTCAATAAAATAAAGGCAAACGACTGGTTTACGCAGCAACAGTTTCCGATTCCGGTGGCTACTGCCACACTACCTCTCATTGCCAAACCCGCTTTTGGGTCGGCCTCTAAAGGAATCATGATTCTTAATACGGCTCAGGAAAAAGCGTATTTCGAACAAACGTTTCCAACCAATGAGTATCTGGTACAACGGTTTGTGGATGGAGTCGAATACAGCGTCGATTGCTATGTGTCGCCCCGAACCGGCGACATTCTCTGCATTGTTCCACGCAAACGACTGGAAGTAACGGCGGGTGAGGTTACCCAGACCATTACCCAAAAAAATACCCAACTGATTGCCCTGTGTAGGGATATGTTGCAAAAAAGTGGGTTGCGCGGCCCCATCACCATTCAGTTTCTGGAAGAGAAAGCAACCGGTGACTTTTATTTCATGGAAGTAAATCCCCGATTTGGGGGTGGCGTTATGGCAGCAGTTGGCGCCGGGGCCAATATTCCTCTATATATCCTTCAGGATTATCTGGGCATACCGCAGGAGCCAGCGGCAAACTGGACTGATAACCTACTGATGATCAGAACGTATCGTGAATTTTATAAGACATGCAATTAA
- a CDS encoding acylneuraminate cytidylyltransferase family protein has protein sequence MNALFLITARGGSKGIPGKNMRPFMGKPLLYYSIDTARELAPDADICLSSDADDIIQAAEAYGLAVPFKRPDALATDQAGSYEVILHAVNFYRQQGIHYNIVVLLQPTSPFRTAKHVREAMALYSADLDMVVSVTESALNPYYNLFEENASGFLHRSKESSFTRRQDCPAVYAYNGAVYVINVASLQQRSLNQFSHVRKYVMSTADSMDLDTPLEWQFAEFVAKERVNKNRL, from the coding sequence ATGAACGCTCTGTTCCTGATTACAGCACGGGGCGGCTCCAAAGGAATTCCCGGTAAAAACATGAGGCCCTTTATGGGTAAGCCACTGCTGTATTATAGCATCGACACTGCCCGCGAACTGGCTCCAGACGCTGACATCTGCCTTTCTTCCGATGCCGACGATATTATTCAGGCCGCCGAAGCATATGGGTTAGCAGTACCGTTTAAACGTCCGGATGCGCTGGCAACCGACCAGGCAGGCAGCTATGAGGTGATTCTTCATGCGGTTAATTTTTATAGGCAGCAAGGTATACACTACAATATCGTTGTACTGCTTCAGCCAACTTCACCATTCCGAACGGCTAAGCACGTTCGGGAAGCGATGGCCCTATATTCAGCCGACCTCGACATGGTAGTATCCGTAACGGAATCAGCGCTGAATCCGTATTACAACCTCTTCGAAGAGAATGCCAGCGGTTTTCTGCATCGGTCGAAAGAAAGCAGTTTCACACGTCGGCAGGACTGCCCCGCTGTGTATGCATACAACGGAGCCGTTTATGTTATCAATGTAGCCTCCCTCCAGCAACGCTCCCTCAACCAGTTCAGCCACGTCAGGAAGTATGTCATGAGCACTGCTGATTCAATGGATCTGGATACACCCCTGGAGTGGCAGTTTGCCGAATTTGTAGCGAAAGAACGAGTGAATAAAAATCGACTGTAG
- the neuB gene encoding N-acetylneuraminate synthase, translating into MSNVLIIAEAGVNHNGNLELAKEMIRVAKEAGADIVKFQTAVPELVVSAGAPKAEYQIANTGSSESQLEMTRKIHLPLEAYPILQDVCKQTGITFMSTAFDLKSLQLLNDMQVPMHKVPSGEITNLPYLKKIAQAGKPTIVSTGMATMGEIEQAINVLLANGLERSQISVLHCNTEYPTRMEDVNLNAMLSIRDAFKVQVGYSDHSVGIEIPTAAVAMGATIIEKHFTLDKTMEGPDHKASLDPAELAQMIRAVRNVEQALGTGIKQPSPSERKNIVIARRSIHISVPLPKGHIIQASDLVMKRPGSGISPMLMDKVIGKVLRHSLEADHILTWEDME; encoded by the coding sequence ATGAGTAACGTTTTGATTATTGCCGAAGCCGGAGTTAACCACAACGGGAACCTGGAACTTGCCAAAGAAATGATTCGGGTAGCGAAAGAAGCCGGAGCCGATATCGTTAAATTCCAGACGGCCGTGCCCGAACTGGTCGTGAGTGCCGGTGCGCCGAAGGCAGAATACCAGATTGCCAACACCGGTAGTAGTGAATCCCAACTGGAGATGACCCGCAAAATTCATCTCCCGCTGGAGGCTTATCCGATTTTGCAGGATGTTTGCAAGCAAACAGGCATCACCTTTATGTCGACGGCCTTCGACCTGAAAAGCCTGCAATTGCTAAACGATATGCAGGTGCCGATGCATAAGGTACCTTCTGGAGAAATTACCAATCTGCCCTATCTCAAAAAAATAGCGCAGGCGGGTAAGCCCACCATTGTATCGACTGGCATGGCTACGATGGGCGAAATTGAACAGGCTATCAATGTATTGCTCGCCAACGGTCTCGAACGCAGCCAGATTTCGGTGTTGCACTGCAATACCGAGTATCCTACCCGCATGGAAGACGTGAACCTGAACGCTATGCTTTCCATTCGCGATGCGTTTAAGGTTCAGGTCGGTTATTCTGACCATTCGGTCGGCATCGAAATTCCGACAGCGGCCGTGGCCATGGGAGCTACCATCATCGAGAAACATTTTACGCTCGACAAAACGATGGAAGGCCCCGACCATAAAGCCTCGCTCGACCCCGCCGAGCTGGCCCAGATGATTCGGGCCGTTCGGAATGTGGAGCAGGCACTGGGCACTGGCATTAAACAACCAAGCCCATCCGAACGAAAAAACATCGTAATTGCCCGGCGGAGTATTCACATTTCGGTTCCGCTGCCTAAAGGGCATATTATTCAGGCCAGTGACCTGGTCATGAAACGTCCTGGCAGTGGCATTTCGCCCATGCTGATGGATAAAGTTATTGGCAAAGTGCTGCGGCATTCGCTTGAGGCCGACCACATACTCACCTGGGAGGACATGGAATGA